The genomic window TCTGCCTGTTTGCCGTCCTTAAAGATGAGTAATGTGGGGATGCTGCGAATGCCAAATCCCTGTGCTGTCTGCTGGGCGTGATCTACATCGACTTTGCAGATTTTAACGCGACCATCGTATTCACGCGCGAGTTCTTCAATGCTGGGGGCAATCATCCGGCACGGACCGCACCATGTTGCCCAAAAATCTACGAGTACCGGAAGATCGGAATCGACAACTTCTGTCTGGAAATTTTCATCTGTAACATTCAATGGACTTCCCACTTTGAGACTCCTTTCGGGTTGGGTTTTGTTCTGATGAGAGTGTGCTAAACTACCAGATTTTTACGGGGTTGTCAAGGGGATGCACGGCAGATTCGATAGGCCAGATGGGCGAGAATCTCGTGCGGTGTCCCGCCGCTGGATTTGAGGCGGTTATCTGCATCGAGAAGGGCATCATGGGCATTCCAGAGTGCTCGTTCGTCGAATAGACGGGCCTGATCGAGGTAGTTATTGAGAAAAAAAGCGGGTACTTTGAGGCGTGAAGCCATTGCATTTCTGGGTAGGCGCTGGCCCG from Gemmatimonadota bacterium includes these protein-coding regions:
- the trxA gene encoding thioredoxin, whose translation is MGSPLNVTDENFQTEVVDSDLPVLVDFWATWCGPCRMIAPSIEELAREYDGRVKICKVDVDHAQQTAQGFGIRSIPTLLIFKDGKQADQLIGAVPKSAIEDKLKAVLA